The DNA window AAGCTGTCGGTGGATCCCAAGAATGTCTCAAATCATCTGCCCcctgtctttttctttttttttttttcgcaccGTAGCTAACGAATTATGTATTTATCAATCCGAGAACGCTTCAGCCAATTTCCCTTAGTTGAGATAAACATCGGAATTATATGTGCGTGCATGCACATAAAATTTAAGTGCTGGAAACAGCAATGAAGTATCTGGGCACTGGATTCCACTAAccgtatataataataaataataataaggatATATAGTAATGCTTAGTGATGCAACTCTGTTAATTATATAGTTATTGCTAATAAGGTTGGAGATGGGTCCCAAGGGGATGATTCCTAGTGTTACAGCAGAGAGTTTGCACCGCCATCTTGATGGTAGTGCCCACTGCCCATTGCACTACAATCCAAGAAAACTACCATACATTATTTTTTTGGGTATAGGTATGAGtgagagaaggaagaaagaacACATTATTTTTTTGCCTCTAATTGCTTCATCAACTGTCATGTCTTGTATTATTATTAGTCCACatcttttgcttttgttttggTAGTAATATACAAGAACCATGATTAAATTGCTGCGACTCTTGTGACAATTAAGTATTACCTTATCTGAACTTTTCCTTCTCATCCAACTAGTATAATTAAATCCACATTAATCATGACTAATTGTTCTTTATAAAGTGTAaatttcaattttgtcattctaGTACTTGTTGGGTGAAATTCAGTGACCAAAAAAGATATTATCTAAATtcttattatctttaatttgatataacaTTTTACTAAGTTATGAGTACTAACTGACAAGCAATGTGTCAAGTTTTTACCTTTTGTCCGCTATAAAGAGTGTCACGGGCGCCACATCTTTTTCATTAATATCTATCTTGAATGAAACAAATAAATTGGAGGACTCTTCACACTCACACCAGCTTCCAATTAGATTACACTTCTTCATATGCTTGTGATGGATCAAGTAGTAATTAATACTGTAGtagtcattattttttttaattttattttctgactGACTGCTAGgccttttaatttaaatacagTAGATCTTTAATTTAATGCTTGTGATGACTCCTTTAATGCACCATTTATTATTAAGTGTCACGGAAGTCATAGTAAAATGAGAGCATGTGGGAGTGTGATGTGTCAGAATGAGTTTTTGACAGGTAAAACACTCCCTTATTCTCAATATAAATCACTATCTTATTATGGCCAACAGGAGCTACCAAAAATGAAGTAAAAGCAACTAGGCAACCTATATAGATATAGAACTGAACTGAAccaattcatttattttttatgttcctCCACTGACATAACCACATTACATTATTATTACCTTATCACAGAAGATTagttaaatacatataaaaaataaaaaataaaaaatacaccctCTTTGCCTTACCTAAGATtagtaaaatatatacatatgtgaCTGCCTCTTCTTAGAGAGGACAAGGAGTTTTCTTGTGATTCTGAATTGTAAATACACGTGTGATGTTTTGTTCTTTCTTTGGATCCATGTTAACTTTGTTTAAGCAACTAACTTCAGGTGAAAATAAGAGAACAAAAAGGTTAATCAAGTTTTACCACTCCCATGGAATTTTCTAATCTCTGCTAATTCCATTGCTCTTGTTCTCAAGGAACACATGTTCTTGGGTGTTGTCGTTTTCCAAAAACAGCTTTCTGATTGCTTCAGTGTCACTATATGTGGGCCTTCTTCTCCTACTTCTAAATCCATTTaccctttttctttgttcttgcTTCAAGTTACCAACTTTAGTGTCTGTAATTTATTCCTCATTTGTTAGAAAGTGTTGGCCTTTTGAGAAGGTTGTGCTTGGAGTTGGAGACTGGTATGGGATGAGGGTGGTATTGGCAATGATGCTGCAACTTCTTAAGCTCTGcatcatttttctttctgttgCTGTCCCACGATCCAAAGGTAGGTGCTTAATCTTCAGAATAATTCATTGATGTTAGTCCTCTGTAAACTTTGCAAAACAAACTTATTCTTAGTCTAGAACCTTGAAGTACTTGATATGGGTCAACATTCTTGCTTTTTAACAATGATGTTATTATATCTCAGTGAACCTAAACTTAACTTCTGTGTTAAATTTTACAGTTAAATGATTGGTTTGAATAGCCATAGAATGGAGTAGGAGATGCCTTCTATCTGTTTGTCCTTTTGCATTGCATCCAAAGCCTAATTTTGAGTAGTATAACATAATGCAAGTTACTGCTGGGATTTGAAACGAGTTGATCTTTATGACATGACAATGTGGGTGACTacaattttatcaaaatgaCAAATTTGTAGAAGAAATTACTGATTCTACCCATATGTTTGCTGATGgaaattttaatcttttgttCCACGGAATTTTGGGCATTCATATgataatatctttttttcaGGGTCCACTGTATCTCCATCTCCAGCATTCCTTCCTGTGATTCCTTCACTTGGAAGCAATGCACCAAGTTTACCATTACTTCCACATGGTATGTCACCATATCTAAATGTAAATTTTGATCTTTGATAACTTACCTTATGGTATGTGGATGTTCTATAACTTCATTCAGGCCTGGTTGTACCTCCATCTCCAGCAATAGGTTCATGGACTAACATTGCCCCAAGCTCTCCAGCAGTAGCAAATGGTAATCTCATTACATTAGTCCATTAAGTAATATTCGGATCATCCGAGCTAAATGCTTCAGTTTTTCACAATGAAGGGTCATTCTTGCTTCCTCCGGATGCTTTACCACTTCCTGCATCAGCTCCAACTCCTCAGAAGCATGATAAGGACATAGAACCATCCACAACTCCAAGTCCAACTACTATAGCATTGTCACCACCACCACATGAGGTTGTTCCTTTGCCATCAACGCCACAAGGAAATGCGCCGCTGCCCTTTAGATCAAGTCCACCACtagggaaaacaaaaaaagttcTAGCATTTCATGTTGTCACTAGAATTCTCACTGCCATGgctttctatttttcatattCAACAGATTCCTGTTGTTATTTATGCTCTTCTACTGAATACTTGAACAGCACCAGCTGCAACACCTTCTATCAATTTGCCGAAAATTTCACCAAGCATCCAACCAAGCGATAATGGAAGTTTTCCTCCTCAAGAGGGCACAAAGAAAGGTCACAATTCAGAACCAGTTACACCAGGCATGTTATAAAAGTTTAAAGTTGCCACCTTAATGCTTCTGGTTTCAAGTCAATTTCAGGCCATACTATGTGGTTCTAAACTTCGTATTTCCCATTAAATGAAGCACAGAATCTGCTGCATCACCACCATGGAAAGCGGAGCATAATCCTTCTCCTCCACCACCAGAAGCACACCCTATTAGTCCATCCATATTGCCTGGTATATTTTATTAACTTAGTCTGAtaaattttatcattatttctTATGTTGTTGAATTCATGCAGCACCTGTTGCATCACCACCAAGTTCATTTCCAGTGAATCCGCCACTGGTCCATCCAATTATTCCATCAACATTACCAGGTTTGATGTTAACAAAGATTCTTTCAGTGTCATGAAGTATGCCTGTGCTTGTGGTTACTTCAGCATTTGTGTGTGCTTAACTTTCTTTTATGTTCAAATGCTATAGTGCAATCATAATTCACTTCATGAAACTTATTTAGTGCAAAAACATGTGGTGCAGCACCTGTTGCCTCTCCCAAGTCATCTTCTTCTGGAAGCTTCAATTGGAAAAATGGTGATGCACCACCAATTGCTGTACCTTTGTACAAATCACCAAAGCCACTTCCAGCTGTAGTACATTCCCCTGCTCAAGGTAGGGTAACATTAAAACTTTTAAGACTGAAATAAGAGCATAAGCTATAAactgtttttcaaaatactgaaaaaatgcaaatatatacatcaTATTAGAATGCCATTGGAAATAGTTTCAAAATATATGCAaccctttattttgttttattatttttttttttataaatgtaGCTCCTGCTGCACATAAAGCAAGGCAAATTGATCATGATCATGAGCCATTGACTAAAACTCCTAATAAAGAAAAGCATACGCCTGCATTGTCACCTTCTGCCTCATCACTTGAGCATCATCATACAAGGAACACAACTGCCAGTTCTGCTCCTCCACCACCATCACCATACATGgtttcttcttccccttcaaATCATCAAGGTTTGCAGTATTACCTGATTTATTAAATTGTGCTACAAATGAAGTTTTCCTTGTTCAACTAAAAATATAACCGTTTTCTATGTTAGGTAAAGCAATTCCTCCTTCATTACAACCAAAAAGTGGGGAAAGGCATCATGTTTCACCTCCAATGAACCAAAGTACTATATAAGTACTATaacctttttttcttattcttttagtACTATAGGTAAACAAAGATCatttctaattattattattactttattttatattttgcatGGTAGGTTCTTCAATTCCTTCATTCTCTTCTCCTACTCATTCACCCATGACCCAAGTTTCGTCGGCTCCTTCATCATCAATCGAACTTGCTCCTCACCCAACTGAAAGTAAGAATGACTGCCTTCATCCTTTTTATGTTATAGAAATTCCATTCTTATTATTTAGAAACTTTCTGTTTAGATATTTTGccatttcattattatttacttATTAGCATGCATTTGTTAATTGTATTTGCAAGTGCAAGCTCCATTTCTTCCCCCTAAAGTAGCTCCTTCTCCCTCAAAGACACCATCCCCGCCTCAAGTTCGAGCATTGCCACCCCCACCTCCAAATGAAGGTTAGAACCTTGTTTGTTTGATCCATTTTATGCAGAAGTTAGTGCTGCAAAGTGCTAATATCTGTGCTCTTTGGATTGTTCCGAGCCTTATTCATCATCATGTTCTTCACTTTTCAGAGTGTTCATCAACCGTCTGCTTAGAACCTTATACAAACTCTCCACCCGGAGCACCTTGCAGATGTGTTTGGCCCATGCGAGTCGGTCTCCGTGTCAGTGTCTCTCTTTATACCTTCTTCCCTTTGGTTTCAGAGCTGGCTTCTGAAATTGCTACCGGAGTTTTCATGAGGCAAAGTCAAGTTCGGATTATGGGAGCAAATGCAGCAACCGAGCAACCTGAGAAAACGGTTGTCTTAATTGATTTGGTACCACTTGGTGAAAACTTTGACAGTACTACAGCACTTTTCACTTCCAACAGATTCTGGCATAAACAGGTTGCTATAAAAGCTTCCTACTTTGGAGACTATGATGTTTTATATGTGAGCTATCCAGGTATATAGaacttccattttcttttctatcaTTTTCTTCCATAACTATTTTGGCAAGAACTTTTATGGGATCCTCCAACATATAATAGGTTtggctccttctcctcctttacCACCTTCAACCATTTCCATCATTGATGGTGGTCCATATTCCATTGATGGCAATAATGGAGGGATAATAAAGCCCCTTGGCGTGGACATACAGAAGAGGCAGCATAAAAGTGGACTTAGCAGAGGCATAGTTGCCATTATAACTGTTTCAGTTTTTCTAGCAGTTGTGTTATGTGCTGCCGCAGCAGCAGCCTGGGTTATGCTCAAGTATGGAGATCATGTTACTCAACCGGCATCAACGCCACGGCTTTCACAACCTTCTCTTACCAAACCACCAGGTAAGACAACCGTGATCACTTCTCCTAGATGGTTAATCATAATACAGAACTTTATTTACATATTACAAGCCAAAATGTTTGAAACTAAATGATTGAAGACTTGTAAATTTTCTTTTGTATCCAACTAGTGAATTTCACAGGTAATGCTGCATCATTAGTTGGAGGTGGGGTTGGTTCTGCTTCGACATCATTTCGATCTAGCATTGCTGCTTATACAGGGTCTGCTAAGACTTTCAGTGCGAATGATATTATAAAAGCTACTGATAATTTTCATGGTTCAAGAATACTTGGAGAAGGTGGTTTTGGGCTGGTTTATGGTGGCATCCTTGAAGATGGAACAAAAGTGGCAGTCAAGGTTATAAAGAGGGAAGATCATCACGGCGATCGCGAGTTCTTAGCTGAAGTTGAGATGCTTAGCCGTCTTCATCATAGAAATTTGGTCAAGTTGATTGGGATATGTACCGAGGAAAGTGTCCGCTGCTTGATTTATGAACTTGTTCCAAATGGCAGCGTGGAATCCCACTTACATGGTACTTGAATGCGGTTGCTTGAGTCTTAAGTTAGCATTCAATTGTGTTGAGCACTTGAAGAAAATgctttgttttttctttgtgGACTTGTGACAGGAGTTGACAGGGAAAGTAGTCCACTTGGTTGGAGTGCTAGGATGAAGATAGCTCTTGGCGCGGCTCGCGGTCTAGCCTATCTGCACGAAGATTCGAGTCCCCGTGTTATACACCGGGACTTCAAATCAAGCAACATATTGTTGGAAGATGATTTCACACCAAAAGTATCCGATTTTGGATTGGCTCGAACAGCAACAGATGAGAATAATAATAGACACATATCAACACGCGTCATGGGAACTTTCGggtaaaaaaatcaattttactaTTAGCTGAAGTATGATGCATAATGCatttcatttttgaattttgatgataTGTGTAAAAAATTCATACAGTTATGTGGCTCCGGAGTATGCAATGACAGGACACCTTCTTGTTAAGAGTGATGTTTACAGCTACGGCGTTGTTCTTCTTGAGCTTTTAACAGGAAGAAAGCCTGTGGACATGTCACAGCCTCCCGGGCAAGAAAACCTTGTTGCTTGGGCTCGTCCGCTTCTCGCGAGTCGAGAAGGATTGGAGGCAATAGTAGATCCAGATCTAGGAGGAGATGTGAGTTTTGACAGTGTGGCCAAAGTTGCAGCAATTGCTTCAATGTGTGTGCAACCAGAGGTATCGAACCGGCCTTTCATGGGGGAGGTTGTGCAGGCCTTAAAACTCGTGTGCAATGAATGCGAGGAAgcgaaagaagaagaagaagaagaagaagcaggtGGTTCAAGAAGATCATCCACTCAGGATATGGATTTGGATGTGAGAGTGAGCAATGTGGATGTTGAGAGAGGATTGGTTGCATCAGAACTATTCAGTTGTTCGGTAAGATTGGGAAGGCAGGAAGAGGAATCTGGATCGTTTAGAAGACACTCGTATTCGGGTCCTCTGATGACCGGAAGAAGCAGGCAGTTATGGCAGATTATGAGACGGCTTTCTGGTGGCACTGTCAGTGAACATGCAAGTATCTTCAACTTATAGAGAATACAAATGGCTAGAAACTCAGTCGAATTCAtgtaaaattgataattgagagccgttagacgatttgattaaatttttatctaacgactctttaactattaatttcacGTGAAATCGACTGCATCGCCCGATGCTTATaacaaaatcattttgtatAAACCAATCAACGTATCCTTTTTCTCTCTACGAAAATCCATGATCTATGTATGTAACAGACAGATCATATTTCAGAGTTTGTAATAATGTTAGCTTTAAAGTAAATACACACGCTTTAAAACTTGAGGATTAAGTCTTCTAAACGATCATTACAAAAATTGATGTAGCACCGTCAAAATTCAAGAGGGGAAACAAACAGTTTTGCTTTTTTGCTATGTTTTACTATTGTTCGTGTCCGACTTTGGAAGACATTTGGCCTGTTATTTCCTTCTATAGTAAACTTGTTATagacattttttaataattttggtcctcataaatactaaattttttttaacaaataaattttattaatttatatatataaattctaaaaaatatgagtacaaattatattgacttatgtgtataaattctaataaatataaatataaattatatattttttatatacaaatacttGAAAATATGAgtacaaatttataaattataatacttGGGCTTCTCATATTTTTTCGACGGTATCTCCACCGGCACGCCAAGAACTAAGCGGCTGCCGTACCGAActccatattttaaaaaaaaattatctgagACTTTGGGTACCCAAAAAGGCTTATTGGTACAAACGAGGCCCATGATAGTTGGGCTGAATACATTACAAGCCCACTATGGACAGAGTTTTATACATGAGAGTCTGAGACTGAGGCCAACCAAGACTGGAAGTCAGCAACGTGCAAGCAGGTTCCCGATTCGTAACAGCTCAAGATCTGCCTCTCTCTCATGGTGATCCCTCAAAACCTCAATTCCCGTTTTCTACCGATATTTCTTCACATTTCTCTATtcgttatatatataattttgtttcctctgattttggatgtgtttgtGTGGAAGGCTCCGAAAGCGATAACGAGTCCTGTCCCAGATTCATTGTACCCGACCCTCTCCATTCTTACTCTCGCCATTGGTCTCGTCTTAACTGCATCTTTCTTCATGTGAGTTCCTTCTCATCTTCCGAATTTCGTTCATGATCTGCATTTTATTTAGTGGTTGTATG is part of the Arachis duranensis cultivar V14167 chromosome 1, aradu.V14167.gnm2.J7QH, whole genome shotgun sequence genome and encodes:
- the LOC107458134 gene encoding receptor-like serine/threonine-protein kinase ALE2 → MRVVLAMMLQLLKLCIIFLSVAVPRSKGSTVSPSPAFLPVIPSLGSNAPSLPLLPHGLVVPPSPAIGSWTNIAPSSPAVANGSFLLPPDALPLPASAPTPQKHDKDIEPSTTPSPTTIALSPPPHEVVPLPSTPQGNAPLPFRSSPPLGKTKKTAPAATPSINLPKISPSIQPSDNGSFPPQEGTKKGHNSEPVTPESAASPPWKAEHNPSPPPPEAHPISPSILPAPVASPPSSFPVNPPLVHPIIPSTLPAPVASPKSSSSGSFNWKNGDAPPIAVPLYKSPKPLPAVVHSPAQAPAAHKARQIDHDHEPLTKTPNKEKHTPALSPSASSLEHHHTRNTTASSAPPPPSPYMVSSSPSNHQGKAIPPSLQPKSGERHHVSPPMNQSSSIPSFSSPTHSPMTQVSSAPSSSIELAPHPTEMQAPFLPPKVAPSPSKTPSPPQVRALPPPPPNEECSSTVCLEPYTNSPPGAPCRCVWPMRVGLRVSVSLYTFFPLVSELASEIATGVFMRQSQVRIMGANAATEQPEKTVVLIDLVPLGENFDSTTALFTSNRFWHKQVAIKASYFGDYDVLYVSYPGLAPSPPLPPSTISIIDGGPYSIDGNNGGIIKPLGVDIQKRQHKSGLSRGIVAIITVSVFLAVVLCAAAAAAWVMLKYGDHVTQPASTPRLSQPSLTKPPGNAASLVGGGVGSASTSFRSSIAAYTGSAKTFSANDIIKATDNFHGSRILGEGGFGLVYGGILEDGTKVAVKVIKREDHHGDREFLAEVEMLSRLHHRNLVKLIGICTEESVRCLIYELVPNGSVESHLHGVDRESSPLGWSARMKIALGAARGLAYLHEDSSPRVIHRDFKSSNILLEDDFTPKVSDFGLARTATDENNNRHISTRVMGTFGYVAPEYAMTGHLLVKSDVYSYGVVLLELLTGRKPVDMSQPPGQENLVAWARPLLASREGLEAIVDPDLGGDVSFDSVAKVAAIASMCVQPEVSNRPFMGEVVQALKLVCNECEEAKEEEEEEEAGGSRRSSTQDMDLDVRVSNVDVERGLVASELFSCSVRLGRQEEESGSFRRHSYSGPLMTGRSRQLWQIMRRLSGGTVSEHASIFNL